The DNA sequence tgggatggactgggatggGAATTGGGAGGCACAGGGATGGATGAGACGGAGATGGGGGGTTACTGGGATAGACTGGGgtggactgggatggactgggatgcATGGGACGGAGATGGGGCGttactgggatggactgggatggacagggatggatgggatggagatggggagtTACTGGGgtggactgggatggactgggatggGAACTGGGAAGCACAGGGATGGGTGGGGTGGAGATGGGGTGttactgggatggactgggatggactgggatggGAACTGGGAGGCACAGGGATGGGTGGGGTGGAGATGGGGTGttactgggatggactgggatggatgggatggagatggggggATACTGGGATGGAatgggatggactgggatggGAACTGGGAGGCACAGGGATGGATGGGACGGAGATGGGGAGTTACTGGGGTGGACTGGGAGGGACAGGGGTagatgggatggagatggggggatactgggatggactgggaggcacagggatggatgggatggggatggggggttactgggatggactgggatggactgggatggaTGGGGTGGAGATGGGGGGttactgggatggactgggatggatgggatggagatggggggATACTGGGGTGttactgggatggactgggatggactgggatcACTGacccccccctttccccagccGCCTCCCCCTTGGGCTCCGGCCTGGCCCCGCTGCCGGCCGGGGTGGATCCCTGCAAGGATCCCGCGGGGTTCCTGAGCCCCCAGTTGGGGGGGGAATCCGGATCCCCCGGGAGCGAATCCGGATCCTCCGGGGGCGGATCCGGATCCTCCAGGGGTGGATGCGAATCCTACGGGACCGGATCTGGATCCTACGGGAGCGGATCGGGATCCTCCGGCGCTTCGGGATCCTACGGGAGTGGATCGGGATCCTCTGGTGCTTCGGGATCCTACGGGAGCGGATCCGGATTGGAGAGACCCAGCTCATATGGGGGATCGAGTTCGGGATCCTACGGAAGCGGATCCGGATCAGGAAGACCTGGATCCCAAGGGGGAAGCGGATCCGGATCCCAGGGGGGAAGTGGATCCGGATCAGGCAGACCTGGATCCCAAGGGGGAAGTGGATCCGGATCAGGAAGACCTGGATCCCAAGGGGGAAGCGGATCTGGATCCCAAGGGGGAAGTGGATCTGGATTAGGCAGACCTGGATCCCAAGGGGGAAGTGGATCCGGATCAGGAAGACCTGGATCCCAAGGGGGAAGCGGATCTGGATCCCAAGGGGGAAGTGGATCTGGATTAGGCAGACCCGGATCCCAAGGGGGAAGTGGATCCGGATCAGGCAGACCTGGATCCCAAGGGGGAAGTGGATCCGGATCAGGCAGACCTGGATCCCAAGGGGGAAGTGGATCCTATGGGGGATCTAGTTCAGGATCCTATGGAAGCGGATCCGGATCAGGCAGACCCGGATCCCAAGGGGGAAGTGGATCCGGATCCCAGTGGGGAAGTGGATCCGGATCGGGTAGACCCGGATCCCAGGGGGGAAGCGGATCCGGATCCTATGGGGGATCAGGCTCCTACGGGGACAGCTCGGGATCCTATGGGCTCCCTGAGTCCTACGGGGGTGGATCGGGATCTTATGGGGGATCCGGATCCTACGGGGGTGGATCTGGATCAGGCAGACCTGGATCCCAAGGGGGAAGTGGATCTGGATCAGGCAGACCCGGATCCCAGGGGGGAAGTGGATCTGGATCAGGAAGACCTGGATCCCAAGGGGGAAGTGGATCCGGATCAGGAAGACCTGGATCCCAAGGGGGAAGTGGATCCTATGGGGGATCTAGTTCAGGATCCTATGGAAGCGGATCCGGATCAGGCAGACCCGGATCCCAAGGGGGAAGTGGATCCGGATCCCAGTGGGGAAGTGGATCCGGATCAGGCAGACCTGGATCCCAGGGGGGAAGTGGATCCGGATCCTATGGGGGATCGGGCTCCTACGGGGACAGCTCGGGATCCTATGGGCTCCCTGAGTCCTACGGGGGCGGATCTGGATCCTACGGGGGTGGATCCGGATCTTATGGGGGTAGACCAGGATCCTATGGGGGTGGATCTGGATCAGGCAGACCCGGATCCCAAGGGGGAAGTGGATCCGGATCAGGCAGACCCGGCTCCCAGTGGGGAAGCGGATCCGGATCAGGCAGACCTGGGTCCCAGGGGGGAAGTGGATCCGGATCCTATGGGGGATCGGGCTCCTACGGGGACAGCTCGGGATCCTATGGGCTCCCTGAGTCCTACGGGGGTGGATCGGGATCCTATGGGGGATCTGGATCCTACGGGGGCGGATCTGGATCAGGCAGACCCGGATCCCAAGGGGGAAGTGGATCCGGATCAGGCAGACCTGGATCCCAGGGGGGAAGTGGATCCGGATCAGGCAGACCCGGCTCCCAAGGGGGAAGTGGATCCGGATCAGGCAGACCCGGATCCCAGGGGGGAAGTGGATCCTATGGGGGATCTAGTTCGGGATCCTATGGCAGTGGATCCGGATCAGGCAGACCCGGCTCCCAAGGGGGAAGCGGATCCGGATCAGGCAGACCTGGATCCCAGGGGGGAAGCGGATCTGGATCCTATGGGGGATCGGGCTCCTACGGGGACAGCTCGGGATCCTATGGGCTCCCTGAGTCCTATGGGGGCGGATCGGGATCCTATGGGGGTGGATCCGGATCTTATGGGGGTAGACCAGGATCCTACGGGGGTGGATCTGGATCCTACGGGGGACCAGGGTCCTATGGGGGCGGATCGGGATCCTATGGGGGATCCGGATCCTACGGGGGGAGACCAGGATCCTATGGGGGCGGATCAGGATCTTATGGGGGATCCGGATCCTACGGGGGGAGACCAGGATCCTACGGGGGTGGATCTGGATCCTACGGGGGACCAGGGTCCTATGGGGGCGGATCGGGATCCTATGGGGGATCCGGATCCTACGGGGGGAGACCAGGATCCTATGGGGGCGGATCAGGATCTTATGGGGGATCCGGATCCTACGGGGGACCAGGACCCTATGGGGGTGGATCAGGATCCTATGGGGGGGTACCAGGATCCTACGGGGGCGGATCGGGATCCTACGGGGGGAGACCAGGATCCTACGGGGGTGGATCCGGATCCTATGGGGGACCAGGACCCTACGGGGGTGGATCCGGATCCTATGGGGGATCAGGATCCTACGGGGGGGTACCAGGATCTTATGGGGGTGGATCTGGATCTTATGGGGGACCAGGATCCTATGGGGGCGGATCGGGATCTTATGGGGGATCCGGATCATATGGGGGCGGATCCGGATCCTACGGGGGATCGGGATCCACCGggggcccccgccgccccgggtaCAAGCACCCCGGGATCCCCTTCGTCCCTGGGCTGTGGGATCCCGCCCGCGTCGGGGGTCACGTCCCCATCCACCGCGGCCCCCCCCACGGGATCCATCCGCGACTCCGGATCCAGCTCCAGCTCCGGATCAAGCTCCGGATCCGGATCGAGCTCCGGGAGTGGATCCCGGGCAGGATCCGACCAATCAGAGCCCGGCTGCGGGGGCTGCGACCAATAGGAGCGTCCGGATGCTCCCGTGGGCCAATAAAGTGGTTGGATGGTGGCACCtcgtccctgtccccacacgTGTCCCCAACGTGTCCCCAACGTGTCTCGGCACTGGTTGAACTGGTGGGACTGGTGTGTGCCCACgcgtggggacagggacatccGGGGTGGGGTGGTGGCATCTGGGTGGGGTGGTGACATCTggggtggggttggggacatctggggtggggtggtggcaCCTGGGTGGGGTGGTGACATCTggggtggggttggggacatCTGGGGTGGGGTGGTGACACCTGGGTGGGGTGGTGGCATCTGGGGTGGGGTTGGTGACAtctggggtggggtggtggcaCTTGGGGTGGGTTGGGGACacctggggtggggtggtggcaTCTGGGGTAGGGTTGGGGACacctggggtggggtggtgaCATCTGGGGTGGTGACACCTGGGTGGGGTGGTGGCAtctggggtggggtggtggcaCTTGGGGTGGGTTGGTGGCacctggggtggggtggggacacctggggtggggtggtgaCATCTGGGGTGGTGACACCTGGGTGGGGTGGTGGCacctggggtggggtggtgaCACCCAGGAGGACATGGATGGGGACGTGGGGGTTGGGGACATCCATggggtggggttggggacagcggggaggggatggggacacctggggtggggtgggctctatggggctctatggggctataggggctctgtggggctctgtggggctcTATGGGCTCtatggggctctatggggctataggggctctatggggctaTAGGGGCTCTAGggggctctatggggctctatggggctctgtggggctataggggctctgtggggctctatggggctctatggggctaTAGGGGCTCTATGGGCTCtatggggctctatggggctaTAGGGGCTCTATGGGCTCtatggggctctatggggctctatggggctataggggctctatggggctctatggggctaTAGAGGCTCTATGGGGCTATAGGGGCTCTAGggggctctatggggctctatggggctctgtggggctataggggctctatggggctctATGGGACTCTgtggggctctatggggctctatggggctctatggggctaTAGAGGCTCtatggggctctatggggctctatggggctataggggctctatggggctataggggctctgt is a window from the Nyctibius grandis isolate bNycGra1 unplaced genomic scaffold, bNycGra1.pri scaffold_151_arrow_ctg1, whole genome shotgun sequence genome containing:
- the LOC137677340 gene encoding collagen alpha-1(V) chain-like, producing the protein MEADPDQADPDPKGEVDPDPSGEVDPDRVDPDPRGEADPDPMGDQAPTGTARDPMGSLSPTGVDRDLMGDPDPTGVDLDQADLDPKGEVDLDQADPDPRGEVDLDQEDLDPKGEVDPDQEDLDPKGEVDPMGDLVQDPMEADPDQADPDPKGEVDPDPSGEVDPDQADLDPRGEVDPDPMGDRAPTGTARDPMGSLSPTGADLDPTGVDPDLMGVDQDPMGVDLDQADPDPKGEVDPDQADPAPSGEADPDQADLGPRGEVDPDPMGDRAPTGTARDPMGSLSPTGVDRDPMGDLDPTGADLDQADPDPKGEVDPDQADLDPRGEVDPDQADPAPKGEVDPDQADPDPRGEVDPMGDLVRDPMAVDPDQADPAPKGEADPDQADLDPRGEADLDPMGDRAPTGTARDPMGSLSPMGADRDPMGVDPDLMGVDQDPTGVDLDPTGDQGPMGADRDPMGDPDPTGGDQDPMGADQDLMGDPDPTGGDQDPTGVDLDPTGDQGPMGADRDPMGDPDPTGGDQDPMGADQDLMGDPDPTGDQDPMGVDQDPMGGYQDPTGADRDPTGGDQDPTGVDPDPMGDQDPTGVDPDPMGDQDPTGGYQDLMGVDLDLMGDQDPMGADRDLMGDPDHMGADPDPTGDRDPPGAPAAPGTSTPGSPSSLGCGIPPASGVTSPSTAAPPTGSIRDSGSSSSSGSSSGSGSSSGSGSRAGSDQSEPGCGGCDQ